One Paucidesulfovibrio longus DSM 6739 genomic window carries:
- a CDS encoding GDSL-type esterase/lipase family protein — MIICCFGDSLTLGFADPTGRGWPGRLCAASMSAGRGVSCYNLGIRADTAPAIRTRWRAEAGARLKARPAGLVFCFGTADANQNLPREDSFAACREILSAAPALAPTFLLTPPPVADPSVNEHIRELAAGFLALAKERKVPAFDLFSALDASGTYKAALKRGDGAHPDVIGYDKMAAKLLGWEPLRALFLAESI, encoded by the coding sequence ATGATCATCTGCTGCTTCGGAGATTCCTTGACCCTGGGATTCGCGGACCCGACCGGCCGGGGCTGGCCCGGCAGGCTCTGCGCCGCCTCCATGAGCGCCGGAAGGGGCGTGTCCTGCTACAACCTCGGCATCCGTGCGGACACCGCCCCCGCAATCCGCACGCGCTGGCGCGCCGAAGCCGGAGCCCGGCTCAAGGCGCGCCCCGCCGGCCTGGTTTTTTGCTTCGGCACGGCGGACGCGAACCAGAATCTCCCCCGGGAGGACAGTTTCGCCGCCTGCCGCGAGATTCTGAGCGCGGCTCCGGCACTGGCGCCCACCTTCCTGCTGACGCCGCCTCCCGTGGCCGACCCGTCGGTCAACGAACACATCCGGGAGTTGGCCGCAGGCTTTCTCGCCCTTGCCAAGGAGCGGAAGGTGCCCGCCTTCGATCTCTTCTCCGCCCTGGACGCTTCCGGAACCTACAAGGCCGCGCTCAAGCGCGGGGACGGCGCCCATCCCGACGTCATCGGATACGACAAGATGGCCGCAAAGCTGCTTGGCTGGGAACCGCTGCGGGCCTTGTTCCTGGCGGAGAGCATATAA
- a CDS encoding methyl-accepting chemotaxis protein, producing MLKNLKLGVKLGAGFGLLMLIAATLGGIATYNMLSVGAQSKVLAEEYVPEVDIANNIERHSLLTMFAMRGYALSMEPKLWEEAQSGLEEVRNYLAQAKAHSEKYRDLVKLREGVEIATSKVDQYDKLAQRTNELIVVMEQDRTAMDAAAAAYMKNCANFLESQTNAMIEEVNQGQPAPKLLERLNKVSWVNDIIDLGNDTRVRNFKAQAMRDPEMLEAALGNFARMDELFNKLRTVTRREDNLKQIEATRAAANDYRQAMESFLKNLKELAEVGKGRETSSADVLKAAQDTAAAGMALTKERAAESVAALNTASTVMVIGLVVALLLGVVVAVLLTRIITKPVLLGVTFAENMAQGDFTQNLDIDQKDEVGVLAGSLNDMVAKLRQVVHDVQSATENVASGSEELSASAQTLSQGATEQAASIEEVSSSMEEMTANIKQNADNARQTEAIAQQAARDAAEGGQAVNQAVDAMKNIAEKISIIEEIARQTNLLALNAAIEAARAGEHGKGFAVVAAEVRKLAERSGAAAGEISELSSNTVQVADNAGQMLAKLVPDIQKTAELVQEITAASNEQNAGVEQINRAIQQLDQVIQSNASAAEEMASTSEELSSQSQMLQQTMSFFRVGQSESRRMVVRKQKPKQLEAGVSKRGLAAEAKRPAKKEQDSGGKGGGVDLSLGEDHNDEEFERF from the coding sequence ATGCTCAAAAATCTGAAACTGGGCGTCAAGCTCGGAGCTGGATTCGGCCTGCTGATGCTGATCGCTGCGACGTTGGGAGGCATTGCGACCTACAACATGCTCAGCGTTGGGGCGCAGTCGAAAGTTCTTGCGGAGGAGTATGTCCCGGAAGTCGATATCGCCAACAACATTGAGCGGCATTCCCTTCTGACCATGTTCGCCATGCGGGGCTATGCGCTGAGCATGGAACCGAAACTTTGGGAAGAGGCTCAGAGCGGATTGGAAGAGGTTCGCAATTATCTCGCCCAGGCCAAGGCCCACAGCGAAAAGTATAGGGATCTGGTCAAGCTGCGGGAGGGGGTGGAAATCGCCACGAGCAAGGTGGACCAGTATGACAAGCTGGCCCAGCGAACCAACGAGCTGATCGTGGTCATGGAGCAGGACCGAACGGCCATGGACGCCGCCGCGGCAGCCTACATGAAGAACTGTGCGAATTTTCTCGAGTCCCAGACCAACGCCATGATCGAGGAGGTCAACCAGGGACAGCCTGCACCCAAGCTGCTTGAGCGTCTGAACAAGGTTTCCTGGGTCAACGACATCATCGACCTCGGCAACGACACGCGGGTGCGCAACTTCAAGGCGCAGGCCATGCGTGATCCGGAGATGCTGGAAGCGGCCCTGGGCAACTTCGCGCGCATGGACGAGCTGTTCAACAAGCTCCGGACCGTCACTCGCCGGGAGGACAACCTCAAGCAAATCGAGGCCACCCGCGCCGCGGCCAACGACTATCGTCAGGCCATGGAATCTTTCCTGAAGAATCTCAAGGAACTCGCCGAGGTGGGCAAGGGCAGGGAAACCTCTTCCGCCGACGTGCTCAAGGCCGCCCAGGATACGGCGGCAGCGGGCATGGCCCTGACCAAGGAACGCGCCGCGGAGTCCGTGGCCGCGTTGAACACCGCGTCCACGGTCATGGTCATCGGCCTGGTCGTGGCATTGCTGCTCGGCGTGGTCGTGGCCGTGCTGCTGACGCGGATCATCACCAAGCCCGTACTTCTCGGCGTGACCTTCGCCGAGAATATGGCTCAGGGCGACTTCACCCAGAACCTGGACATCGACCAGAAGGACGAGGTCGGCGTGCTGGCCGGCTCGCTCAACGACATGGTCGCCAAGCTGCGCCAGGTGGTCCACGACGTGCAATCCGCCACCGAGAACGTGGCTTCCGGCAGCGAGGAGCTTTCCGCCTCGGCCCAGACCCTTTCCCAGGGCGCGACCGAGCAGGCCGCGAGCATCGAGGAAGTCTCTTCCTCCATGGAGGAGATGACCGCCAACATCAAGCAGAACGCCGACAACGCCCGCCAGACCGAGGCCATCGCCCAGCAGGCCGCGCGCGACGCCGCCGAGGGCGGGCAGGCCGTGAATCAGGCCGTGGACGCCATGAAGAACATCGCCGAAAAGATCTCCATCATCGAGGAGATCGCCCGGCAGACCAACCTGCTCGCGCTGAACGCCGCCATCGAGGCGGCCCGCGCAGGCGAGCACGGCAAGGGCTTCGCGGTCGTGGCAGCCGAGGTCCGCAAGCTGGCCGAACGCAGCGGCGCCGCCGCCGGGGAGATCAGCGAACTCTCCTCCAACACGGTTCAGGTCGCGGACAACGCCGGGCAGATGCTCGCCAAGCTCGTGCCGGACATCCAGAAGACGGCCGAGCTGGTCCAGGAAATCACGGCGGCCAGCAACGAACAGAACGCGGGCGTCGAGCAGATCAACCGGGCCATTCAGCAGCTGGATCAGGTCATTCAGTCCAATGCCTCGGCCGCCGAGGAAATGGCCTCCACTTCCGAGGAGCTCTCCAGCCAGTCCCAGATGCTCCAGCAGACCATGTCCTTCTTCCGTGTCGGCCAGTCCGAGTCGCGGAGGATGGTCGTGCGCAAGCAGAAGCCCAAGCAGCTGGAAGCCGGCGTCTCGAAGCGCGGTCTGGCCGCTGAAGCCAAGCGTCCCGCCAAGAAGGAGCAGGACAGCGGCGGCAAGGGCGGAGGCGTGGACCTGAGCCTCGGCGAAGACCACAACGACGAGGAATTCGAGCGCTTCTAG
- a CDS encoding lysophospholipid acyltransferase family protein: MEHSKDLFSKDLFTLGQPSGDPLRKAFFALMKRPLARLLCFKKMNSIYSETCGGMKDGDDFVDVVLDRLNVHVNINEEYLRNIPAKGPVFVVANHPFGIIDGLILIKAMRTVRPDSLIMANSMLGMIPEMLPYLIEVDPFGTSDSVKRNINGLKTAMRWLKQGHMIGTFPAGEVASLRLRKRMVRDPQWSTTVAGIIRKTGAQVVPMFFKGRHGPLFQALGLVHPRLRTVMLPRVNLKQVNQTVDVTVGKPITAAKMASFASDEEAINYLRFRTHVLRRFDKKKEKERADLSVSTPIARPWPREELLREIESLPEDRILVSSGPFVVFESGVAQRPGLLHEIGRLREETFRPVGEGTGRELDTDRFDMTYRHLVLWDSENQRLAGAYRFGKTDELLARQGIKGLYSSTLFKLRPELFEQMGPAMEMGRSFICSEYQRSYQPLLMLWKGIAEYVCRNPRYKTLFGCVSVSSDYTQVSRELMVRFLERHCSAPELANYAVPKRPPKIKYMKRLDISLPETAFNDIEDIGVVVGDIETDKSIPVLLKQYLKLGGKILAFNIDPDFNDCMDGLILVDLRKTEPRMLNRFMGADKAAAFLEYHKVTGEPDKAA; this comes from the coding sequence TTGGAACACTCGAAAGATCTTTTCAGCAAGGATCTCTTCACGCTGGGCCAGCCTTCCGGAGACCCGTTGCGCAAGGCGTTTTTCGCATTGATGAAACGCCCCCTGGCTCGGCTGCTCTGTTTCAAGAAGATGAATAGCATCTATAGCGAGACTTGCGGCGGCATGAAGGACGGAGATGATTTCGTGGACGTGGTCCTGGACCGTCTCAACGTCCATGTGAACATCAACGAGGAATATCTCAGGAACATTCCCGCCAAGGGACCGGTCTTCGTGGTCGCGAACCATCCCTTCGGCATCATCGACGGCCTGATCCTGATCAAGGCCATGCGCACGGTGCGGCCCGACTCCCTGATCATGGCCAACAGCATGCTCGGCATGATCCCGGAAATGCTTCCCTATCTCATCGAGGTGGACCCCTTCGGAACCTCGGATTCCGTCAAGCGCAACATCAACGGGCTCAAGACCGCCATGCGCTGGCTCAAGCAGGGCCACATGATCGGAACCTTCCCGGCGGGCGAGGTGGCCTCGCTGCGGCTGCGCAAGCGCATGGTCCGCGACCCGCAGTGGAGCACCACGGTGGCCGGGATCATCCGCAAGACCGGAGCCCAGGTCGTGCCCATGTTCTTCAAGGGGCGGCACGGCCCGCTCTTCCAGGCCCTGGGCCTGGTCCATCCCCGGCTGCGCACGGTCATGCTGCCCCGCGTGAACCTCAAGCAGGTCAACCAGACCGTGGACGTGACCGTGGGCAAGCCCATCACCGCTGCCAAAATGGCTTCCTTTGCCAGCGACGAGGAGGCGATCAACTATCTGCGTTTCCGCACGCACGTCCTGCGCCGTTTCGACAAGAAAAAAGAAAAGGAACGTGCGGATCTGAGCGTCTCGACGCCCATTGCCCGGCCCTGGCCCCGCGAGGAATTGCTCCGCGAAATCGAATCCCTGCCCGAAGACCGCATTCTGGTCAGCTCCGGCCCGTTCGTGGTCTTCGAGAGCGGCGTGGCCCAGCGTCCTGGGCTGCTCCACGAGATCGGCCGCCTGCGCGAGGAGACGTTCCGCCCGGTGGGCGAGGGCACGGGCCGCGAGCTGGACACGGACCGCTTCGACATGACCTACCGCCACCTCGTGCTCTGGGACAGCGAAAACCAGCGTCTCGCCGGGGCCTACCGCTTCGGCAAGACCGACGAGCTGCTGGCCCGGCAGGGCATCAAGGGGCTGTATTCCTCGACGCTGTTCAAGCTGCGCCCGGAACTCTTCGAGCAGATGGGGCCGGCCATGGAAATGGGCCGCTCGTTCATCTGCTCGGAGTACCAGCGCAGCTACCAGCCGCTGCTGATGCTCTGGAAGGGCATCGCCGAGTATGTTTGCCGCAATCCGCGCTACAAGACGCTGTTCGGATGCGTGAGCGTGTCCAGCGACTACACCCAGGTTTCGCGCGAGCTGATGGTCCGCTTCCTGGAACGGCACTGCTCCGCGCCGGAGCTGGCGAACTATGCCGTTCCCAAGCGTCCGCCCAAGATCAAATACATGAAGCGGCTGGACATCTCCCTGCCGGAGACCGCCTTCAACGATATCGAGGACATCGGGGTCGTCGTGGGCGACATCGAAACGGACAAGTCCATCCCGGTGCTGCTCAAGCAATACCTCAAGCTTGGCGGCAAGATCCTGGCCTTCAACATCGACCCGGACTTCAACGACTGCATGGACGGGCTGATTCTCGTCGATTTGCGCAAGACCGAACCGCGCATGCTCAACCGCTTCATGGGAGCGGACAAGGCCGCGGCGTTTCTGGAATATCATAAGGTCACGGGCGAGCCGGACAAGGCCGCGTGA